Proteins from one Syngnathus scovelli strain Florida chromosome 9, RoL_Ssco_1.2, whole genome shotgun sequence genomic window:
- the LOC125975583 gene encoding uncharacterized protein isoform X1, with amino-acid sequence MKLDLKLLCLALVLCQQSEQAETCRGGSTAVMCNGKPGGELELTATGASGTVTWTKGDTGPTDAEKYLKTGPHSANMKIKNLDDTDEETYKAAAPSITGTQDFVVNVGDCFGGATETTCSGSVGGSLKLKATGVTGGTVKWEKEGSPGEITHIASVTEIVRTTKDGLKILNLKPESAGTYIAKDGTGMTGQQKFKVKVSSDGGSDTNTKTTKTTKTTKTTKTTKTTNTTNTTPPTTTSKRGNSAKGLSYSPALLVTTLVHLLLQLAN; translated from the exons ATGAAGCTGGACCTCAAGCTCCTGTGCTTGGCACTCGTCCTTTGCCAGCAAAGTGAACAAG CGGAGACATGTAGGGGCGGAAGTACAGCAGTGATGTGCAATGGCAAGCCGGGAGGAGAACTGGAGTTGACAGCCACTGGCGCTTCCGGCACTGTCACCTGGACGAAAGGGGATACTGGTCCAACTGACGCTGAAAAGTACCTGAAAACTGGACCTCACAGCGCAAACATGAAGATTAAAAATCTGGACGACACCGACGAGGAAACGTACAAGGCCGCGGCCCCTAGCATCACAGGAACGCAAGATTTCGTCGTCAATG TGGGAGACTGCTTTGGCGGAGCAACAGAGACGACGTGCAGTGGCAGTGTGGGCGGGTCGCTCAAGCTGAAAGCCACTGGCGTTACCGGCGGCACAGTCAAATGGGAGAAGGAAGGCTCGCCCGGAGAGATTACCCACATTGCAAGCGTAACCGAGATTGTTCGAACTACGAAGGATGGCCTGAAGATCCTGAACCTGAAACCAGAATCAGCGGGAACATACATAGCGAAGGACGGCACCGGCATGACAGGACAGCAAAAGTTCAAAGTCAAAG TGAGCAGCGACGGCGGCAGCGACACCAACACCAAGACCACCAAGACCACCAAGACCACCAAGACCACCAAGACCACCAAGACCACCAACACCACCAACaccaccccccccaccaccacatcCAAACGAGGAAATTCCGCCAAGGGCCTGTCCTACTCACCTGCTCTGCTGGTGACCACCTTGGTTCATCTGCTGCTTCAACTGGCCAACTAG
- the LOC125975583 gene encoding uncharacterized protein isoform X2 has translation MKLDLKLLCLALVLCQQSEQAETCRGGSTAVMCNGKPGGELELTATGASGTVTWTKGDTGPTDAEKYLKTGPHSANMKIKNLDDTDEETYKAAAPSITGTQDFVVNVGDCFGGATETTCSGSVGGSLKLKATGVTGGTVKWEKEGSPGEITHIASVTEIVRTTKDGLKILNLKPESAGTYIAKDGTGMTGQQKFKVKVSSDGGSDTNTKTTNTTNTTPPTTTSKRGNSAKGLSYSPALLVTTLVHLLLQLAN, from the exons ATGAAGCTGGACCTCAAGCTCCTGTGCTTGGCACTCGTCCTTTGCCAGCAAAGTGAACAAG CGGAGACATGTAGGGGCGGAAGTACAGCAGTGATGTGCAATGGCAAGCCGGGAGGAGAACTGGAGTTGACAGCCACTGGCGCTTCCGGCACTGTCACCTGGACGAAAGGGGATACTGGTCCAACTGACGCTGAAAAGTACCTGAAAACTGGACCTCACAGCGCAAACATGAAGATTAAAAATCTGGACGACACCGACGAGGAAACGTACAAGGCCGCGGCCCCTAGCATCACAGGAACGCAAGATTTCGTCGTCAATG TGGGAGACTGCTTTGGCGGAGCAACAGAGACGACGTGCAGTGGCAGTGTGGGCGGGTCGCTCAAGCTGAAAGCCACTGGCGTTACCGGCGGCACAGTCAAATGGGAGAAGGAAGGCTCGCCCGGAGAGATTACCCACATTGCAAGCGTAACCGAGATTGTTCGAACTACGAAGGATGGCCTGAAGATCCTGAACCTGAAACCAGAATCAGCGGGAACATACATAGCGAAGGACGGCACCGGCATGACAGGACAGCAAAAGTTCAAAGTCAAAG TGAGCAGCGACGGCGGCAGCGACACCAACACCAAGACCACCAA CACCACCAACaccaccccccccaccaccacatcCAAACGAGGAAATTCCGCCAAGGGCCTGTCCTACTCACCTGCTCTGCTGGTGACCACCTTGGTTCATCTGCTGCTTCAACTGGCCAACTAG
- the LOC125975553 gene encoding glucocorticoid modulatory element-binding protein 1 isoform X1 yields MMEKEEEGGSSGNNHKAQVILHLQPVLHGGNYDIADTSSTVLAIETQHDDNKSEGESVEYGYPITCGESRAVLLFKKFVCPGINVRCVKFNDQLISPKQFVHLAGKATLKDWKRAIRLGGVMLRKMMDSGQIDFYQHDTVCSNTCRSTKFDMLINSSQLPLGTSVQPNPSSMALESLGGQVPPLTGESLHDAADLAEALEDKFGGEWSSTHVTTANGHAKRKRSDMPDGVLNLWKGVAEFGLMEEVLSGLQAHLLATLKGVELRSDKAALQETDVIILNSLCEMFGLLDSVKQALEQRRSQKEDDDNDGAYGEEELEEQSKERRKQMCIKNTYHKHASPKHLRPQRHQLSPTLTNTVVQPLSLTGLPDSPYSNPQHATHYPTPSGPRGGAARRDERTRALCESGKQARAHRAGQELKQGLGQRACPLQPQLGSEELVEGGESLLALGRKGFKNLKPK; encoded by the exons ATGATGGAGAAGGAAGAGGAAGGGGGGTCCAGTGGCAACAACCATAAGGCTCAAGTCATCCTGCACCTGCAGCCTGTCTTGCATGG GGGAAATTATGATATTGCAGATACAAGCAGCACTGTCTTGGCCATCGAGACTCAACATG ATGACAATAAATCCGAGGGTGAAAGTGTGGAATATGGCTATCCAATCACTTGTGGAGAAAGTAGAGCAGTTTTACTCTTCAAGAAGTTTGTGTGCCCTGGAATCAATGTTAGATGTGTCAAA TTTAATGACCAGCTTATCAGTCCTAAGCAGTTTGTACACCTGGCGGGTAAAGCCACCCTGAAGGACTGGAAAAGGGCCATCAGACTAGGCGGGGTTATGCTCAG GAAAATGATGGACTCTGGCCAGATCGACTTCTACCAGCATGATACGGTGTGCAGCAACACGTGCCGCAGCACTAAATTTGACATGCTGATCAACAGTTCGCAACTTCCCCTTGGGACGTCCGTGCAGCCCAACCCTTCATCTATGGCTCTGGAGTCTCTTGGAGGGCAGGTGCCTCCCTTGACAG GAGAGTCTCTCCATGATGCAGCTGACTTGGCGGAAGCCCTGGAAGATAAATTTGGGGGCGAGTGGAGCTCCACACACGTCACCACAGCCAATGGACAtgcaaagaggaagaggagtgaCATGCCCG ATGGCGTATTAAACTTATGGAAGGGTGTGGCTGAATTTGGGCTGATGGAGGAGGTCCTGTCCGGTCTTCAGGCTCACTTATTGGCCACTTTGAAAGGAGTGGAGCTTCGCAGCGACAAAGCTGCTCTACAGGAGACTG ATGTCATCATCTTGAATTCCCTTTGCGAGATGTTTGGGCTTTTAGACTCAGTGAAGCAAGCCTTGGAGCAGCGACGTAGCCAGAAGGAAGACGACGACAACGATGGCGCTTACGGTGAGGAAG AGCTGGAGGAGCAGTCGAAGGAGCGGAGGAAGCAAATGTGTATTAAAAACACATACCACAAACACGCATCCCCCAAACACCTTCGACCCCAACGTCACCAGCTGTCGCCCACCCTCACCAACACAGTAGTCCAGCCTCTCTCGCTCACGGGTTTACCCGATTCGCCGTACTCAAATCCTCAACACGCCACTCACTACCCCACTCCTAGCGGGCCGCGAGGGGGGGCCGCCAGGAGGGACGAGAGGACGCGGGCGCTCTGTGAGTCGGGGAAACAGGCGAGAGCCCATAGAGCGGGACAAGAACTAAAGCAGGGTCTTGGACAAAGGGCGTGCCCGCTTCAGCCTCAGTTAGGAAGTGAGGAGCTAGTAGAGGGAGGTGAGAGTTTGCTGGCTTTGGGGAGAAAAGGCTTCAAAAACCTGAAACCTAAATGA
- the LOC125975553 gene encoding glucocorticoid modulatory element-binding protein 1 isoform X2 — translation MMEKEEEGGSSGNNHKAQVILHLQPVLHGGNYDIADTSSTVLAIETQHDDNKSEGESVEYGYPITCGESRAVLLFKKFVCPGINVRCVKFNDQLISPKQFVHLAGKATLKDWKRAIRLGGVMLRKMMDSGQIDFYQHDTVCSNTCRSTKFDMLINSSQLPLGTSVQPNPSSMALESLGGQVPPLTGESLHDAADLAEALEDKFGGEWSSTHVTTANGHAKRKRSDMPDGVLNLWKGVAEFGLMEEVLSGLQAHLLATLKGVELRSDKAALQETDVIILNSLCEMFGLLDSVKQALEQRRSQKEDDDNDGAYELEEQSKERRKQMCIKNTYHKHASPKHLRPQRHQLSPTLTNTVVQPLSLTGLPDSPYSNPQHATHYPTPSGPRGGAARRDERTRALCESGKQARAHRAGQELKQGLGQRACPLQPQLGSEELVEGGESLLALGRKGFKNLKPK, via the exons ATGATGGAGAAGGAAGAGGAAGGGGGGTCCAGTGGCAACAACCATAAGGCTCAAGTCATCCTGCACCTGCAGCCTGTCTTGCATGG GGGAAATTATGATATTGCAGATACAAGCAGCACTGTCTTGGCCATCGAGACTCAACATG ATGACAATAAATCCGAGGGTGAAAGTGTGGAATATGGCTATCCAATCACTTGTGGAGAAAGTAGAGCAGTTTTACTCTTCAAGAAGTTTGTGTGCCCTGGAATCAATGTTAGATGTGTCAAA TTTAATGACCAGCTTATCAGTCCTAAGCAGTTTGTACACCTGGCGGGTAAAGCCACCCTGAAGGACTGGAAAAGGGCCATCAGACTAGGCGGGGTTATGCTCAG GAAAATGATGGACTCTGGCCAGATCGACTTCTACCAGCATGATACGGTGTGCAGCAACACGTGCCGCAGCACTAAATTTGACATGCTGATCAACAGTTCGCAACTTCCCCTTGGGACGTCCGTGCAGCCCAACCCTTCATCTATGGCTCTGGAGTCTCTTGGAGGGCAGGTGCCTCCCTTGACAG GAGAGTCTCTCCATGATGCAGCTGACTTGGCGGAAGCCCTGGAAGATAAATTTGGGGGCGAGTGGAGCTCCACACACGTCACCACAGCCAATGGACAtgcaaagaggaagaggagtgaCATGCCCG ATGGCGTATTAAACTTATGGAAGGGTGTGGCTGAATTTGGGCTGATGGAGGAGGTCCTGTCCGGTCTTCAGGCTCACTTATTGGCCACTTTGAAAGGAGTGGAGCTTCGCAGCGACAAAGCTGCTCTACAGGAGACTG ATGTCATCATCTTGAATTCCCTTTGCGAGATGTTTGGGCTTTTAGACTCAGTGAAGCAAGCCTTGGAGCAGCGACGTAGCCAGAAGGAAGACGACGACAACGATGGCGCTTACG AGCTGGAGGAGCAGTCGAAGGAGCGGAGGAAGCAAATGTGTATTAAAAACACATACCACAAACACGCATCCCCCAAACACCTTCGACCCCAACGTCACCAGCTGTCGCCCACCCTCACCAACACAGTAGTCCAGCCTCTCTCGCTCACGGGTTTACCCGATTCGCCGTACTCAAATCCTCAACACGCCACTCACTACCCCACTCCTAGCGGGCCGCGAGGGGGGGCCGCCAGGAGGGACGAGAGGACGCGGGCGCTCTGTGAGTCGGGGAAACAGGCGAGAGCCCATAGAGCGGGACAAGAACTAAAGCAGGGTCTTGGACAAAGGGCGTGCCCGCTTCAGCCTCAGTTAGGAAGTGAGGAGCTAGTAGAGGGAGGTGAGAGTTTGCTGGCTTTGGGGAGAAAAGGCTTCAAAAACCTGAAACCTAAATGA